In Candidatus Omnitrophota bacterium, a single window of DNA contains:
- a CDS encoding aldolase catalytic domain-containing protein, whose translation MNIAKTSNFQILDCTIRDGGYLNSWKFEKKLVRELYRALSKSGVDYIEIGYRGSTKHFNSDDYGIWRFSPEETIREVVSNIDGAKLALMVDYGKIEPEDFCDAGDSMVELVRLAANKDCFKEAIALLEQIKVKGYKVSLNLMNYNNFLENERNELITMLKGTGIDYIYVVDSYGSLFPHQIGSIVEPLLSIPKIKVGFHPHNSLQMAFANSLEAVRCGVHILDSTVYGMGRAAGNLPTEIMIAFLEKEKKDRYNSIPLLNIIDRYFVNLFNENKWGYQLPYMLSGMFQCHPNYAKTLVETHEYTIEDIWKAMEYIHLKKPVGFSKKILDDLMSEGIMRGPDNQNTRSAPKKTGSNSRTDRYTQVEISYINRHKDRDFLILANGPSLNEYKDKINTFIEKYDPVVLGANYMGGLFKLHYHAFTNKRRFDSYIDTVDPDSKLLIGRSISEELIREYTDRVYERLSYIDALDPHFDIQDGLITTNCRTVAILLLALAIVMGARRIFAVGMDGYIQNQTSENMHFYKEKDEKEDRGMILEMHRWCQYFLEQIDAYLIARGKEGIHILTPTNYRAFYKGLENYIGKTKDK comes from the coding sequence ATGAATATTGCCAAGACTTCAAATTTTCAAATATTAGACTGTACTATTAGAGACGGGGGATACCTTAATAGTTGGAAATTTGAAAAAAAATTGGTTAGGGAATTGTATCGCGCCTTATCAAAATCAGGAGTTGATTATATTGAGATAGGTTATCGGGGCTCGACAAAACATTTCAATAGCGATGATTATGGGATATGGAGATTTAGCCCTGAAGAGACGATCCGTGAAGTTGTTTCTAATATTGATGGCGCAAAATTAGCTTTAATGGTTGATTACGGCAAAATTGAGCCAGAGGATTTTTGTGATGCTGGTGATAGCATGGTTGAGCTTGTCCGTTTAGCGGCGAATAAGGACTGTTTTAAAGAAGCCATTGCATTGTTAGAACAGATCAAAGTAAAGGGTTATAAGGTATCGTTAAATCTAATGAATTATAACAACTTTTTAGAAAATGAACGTAATGAACTTATTACAATGCTTAAAGGTACTGGTATCGATTATATTTATGTCGTTGATAGCTATGGTTCATTATTTCCGCATCAGATTGGTTCAATCGTAGAGCCTTTATTGAGTATTCCGAAAATTAAAGTTGGTTTTCATCCGCATAATAGTTTGCAGATGGCTTTTGCCAATTCTCTGGAAGCGGTGCGTTGCGGTGTTCATATACTTGATTCCACTGTTTATGGTATGGGCAGGGCTGCCGGCAATCTACCGACGGAGATCATGATTGCTTTTCTTGAAAAAGAGAAGAAAGACAGGTACAATTCCATACCTTTGCTTAATATTATTGATAGGTATTTTGTTAACCTGTTTAATGAAAACAAATGGGGATATCAATTGCCCTATATGTTATCCGGAATGTTCCAGTGTCATCCTAATTATGCCAAAACTTTAGTGGAAACTCACGAATATACTATTGAGGATATTTGGAAGGCTATGGAATATATTCATCTTAAAAAGCCTGTGGGGTTTTCAAAGAAAATTTTAGATGATCTTATGAGTGAGGGGATCATGCGCGGCCCTGATAATCAAAATACAAGAAGTGCGCCGAAGAAGACAGGAAGTAATTCTCGCACAGACAGGTATACTCAAGTTGAAATTTCGTATATTAATCGTCATAAAGATCGCGACTTTCTTATTCTTGCCAATGGCCCCTCTCTTAATGAATATAAAGATAAGATAAATACATTTATAGAAAAGTATGACCCTGTTGTTCTTGGCGCAAATTATATGGGAGGGCTTTTTAAACTTCATTACCATGCATTTACTAATAAACGTAGATTTGATTCTTATATTGATACCGTTGATCCGGATTCAAAATTATTAATTGGCCGTTCAATATCAGAGGAGTTGATTCGGGAATATACCGATAGAGTTTATGAACGGCTGTCTTATATTGATGCGCTTGATCCCCACTTTGATATTCAAGATGGCCTTATTACTACAAATTGTCGTACCGTTGCCATTTTACTTTTGGCTCTGGCGATAGTTATGGGAGCCCGGAGAATATTTGCCGTAGGTATGGATGGTTATATTCAGAATCAAACAAGTGAAAATATGCATTTTTACAAAGAAAAGGACGAAAAAGAGGACCGGGGGATGATTCTTGAGATGCATCGTTGGTGCCAGTATTTTCTTGAACAAATTGACGCTTACTTGATTGCCAGAGGAAAAGAGGGTATACATATTCTTACTCCTACTAATTACCGAGCATTTTATAAGGGCCTGGAGAATTATATTGGGAAAACGAAAGATAAATAA
- a CDS encoding LIC12162 family protein, with amino-acid sequence MGSGRQFLATTGISEFWNTDEAILLLGPWCLMGEKSRKLIDTKTYPIVPSPWKPAKKVKNAADLCHDIYENVLPELSEQLNLVHDVGYSEKYWRVLIGPWLTQFIEVLYERCVRVDNAFALFPDTYTYILPGSLSKSLSLETYDSISAQCVEDDFYNLKLFSQIIRNLYPEKAVEKNITISISDRRSIQNTKFIKKAFYGIKKIRNIFKHPSIILSDMYHFDFMQILSLESRLYLNPVIFENFDNAINVVSSSGYSEEKRKKIRFEKVSGKFPSLLRQLLPIAIPKSYIENFNEYKKGVKPKNIKAIGSAVGWYHNENFKFFAAEAALTDAKLLSFQQGGGYGMALTCPVVNTGVENSIFYAWGCNSRINKTRTLPSPHLSKLVDSHFTLSDKIIFVGTSVPKYQYRFNSTLFPDDMTKYFEDKRIFLKSLPERLKDRIFYRPYHYEYGWGEKEFIKNILPNVIFLSKGNLTKYMQQAKLVVIDHPHTSFLEALTINVPSVFYWDHKVHLMLPEAEEYFDLLRIVGILYQDPVSAAKKVNEIIDNPMDWWLKKEVQNARSRFCEYFACARENWLDTWTCELNNIVTQG; translated from the coding sequence ATGGGTTCGGGTCGACAATTTTTAGCTACAACGGGAATTTCTGAATTTTGGAATACCGATGAAGCAATTCTTCTTCTAGGGCCATGGTGTCTTATGGGGGAGAAAAGCAGGAAATTGATTGATACCAAGACTTATCCTATTGTTCCTTCTCCGTGGAAGCCTGCCAAAAAGGTAAAGAATGCGGCAGATTTGTGCCATGATATTTATGAAAACGTGCTACCTGAATTGTCTGAACAATTAAATTTAGTCCATGACGTCGGTTATTCGGAGAAATATTGGAGAGTGCTTATTGGGCCATGGCTGACTCAGTTTATAGAGGTGCTTTATGAGAGATGTGTCAGAGTAGATAATGCATTTGCGCTTTTTCCGGATACCTATACTTACATTTTGCCCGGGTCTCTTTCTAAGTCATTGTCTTTAGAAACATATGATTCTATTTCTGCTCAGTGCGTGGAAGATGATTTTTATAATTTAAAATTATTTAGTCAGATAATACGCAATCTTTATCCTGAAAAGGCCGTAGAAAAGAATATTACTATATCTATTTCCGATAGGAGGAGCATTCAAAATACTAAATTTATTAAAAAGGCTTTTTATGGCATAAAAAAAATAAGAAACATATTCAAGCATCCATCTATAATTTTAAGTGATATGTATCATTTTGATTTTATGCAGATATTATCTTTAGAATCAAGATTGTATTTGAATCCAGTTATCTTTGAGAATTTTGATAATGCGATTAATGTGGTGAGTTCTAGCGGATATTCGGAAGAAAAAAGAAAGAAAATAAGATTTGAAAAAGTATCTGGTAAATTTCCTAGTTTATTGCGACAATTATTGCCTATTGCAATACCAAAGTCTTATATCGAGAATTTTAATGAATATAAAAAAGGAGTAAAGCCTAAAAATATAAAAGCTATTGGTTCGGCAGTGGGTTGGTATCATAACGAAAATTTTAAATTTTTTGCTGCAGAAGCTGCTTTGACAGATGCGAAGCTTTTAAGTTTTCAGCAGGGAGGTGGTTATGGTATGGCCCTGACTTGCCCTGTTGTAAATACCGGAGTGGAGAATAGTATATTTTATGCTTGGGGATGTAATTCAAGGATTAATAAAACCAGAACATTACCGAGCCCGCACCTTTCCAAATTAGTAGATAGTCATTTCACCCTATCTGATAAAATCATATTTGTTGGAACAAGCGTGCCTAAGTATCAATATAGATTTAATTCTACTCTATTTCCTGATGACATGACGAAATATTTTGAAGATAAGCGGATTTTTTTAAAATCTTTACCAGAACGTCTTAAGGATAGGATTTTTTATCGTCCGTACCATTATGAATATGGTTGGGGAGAAAAGGAATTTATTAAGAATATTTTACCTAATGTTATTTTTTTGTCGAAAGGTAATTTGACTAAATATATGCAGCAGGCAAAATTAGTCGTAATCGATCATCCGCATACTTCTTTTTTGGAAGCACTTACCATTAATGTTCCTTCTGTTTTTTATTGGGATCACAAGGTCCACCTAATGCTACCCGAAGCGGAGGAATATTTTGATTTGTTGAGGATTGTGGGAATTTTGTATCAAGATCCTGTTAGCGCCGCGAAAAAAGTAAATGAAATCATTGATAATCCCATGGATTGGTGGTTAAAAAAAGAAGTTCAAAACGCAAGATCAAGATTCTGTGAATATTTTGCTTGTGCACGAGAAAACTGGCTAGATACATGGACCTGCGAACTTAACAATATAGTAACACAGGGATGA
- a CDS encoding radical SAM protein, with the protein MAEFNVLFIYPNLRGMNMLPPAIAIFSRILKDNDFNVALFDTTYYRVGEFDSDKEKEKNLQVRPFDMSGQVTLKTTDPLDDLDQLVRSCQPDLIALSATEDIFPGGLKLLKHIDKYNILTITGGVYPTFAPEKVISHKEVDIVCIGEGEEALLELCTRLRQGVDFSNIHNLWVKNKDGEIIRNPLKYLQDINNEQLPDFTLFEEARFYRPMAGKVYRMFPVETHRGCPYQCTYCNAPVQRKLYSDAGVGNFLRKKKIGLVKKELEFYRDKWKAEYFYFWAETFLTYTDSEFDEFIKMYKDIEIPFWCQTRPETVSEYRISKLKNVGLHRISIGIEHGNEEFRRKYIKRNITNDAIVEAINIIAECSLPAGISVNNIVGFPDETPELAMDTIELNRRIADKVDTMNCYAFVPYHGTGLHALSVKRGFINDDTPTSCLTGEPVLDMPQFPKERVKGIIRTFSLYVKFDKSRWPEIKMAQSYTPEGNRIFEGLRNEYVKKYFFK; encoded by the coding sequence ATGGCAGAATTTAACGTGTTATTTATTTATCCCAATCTGCGTGGTATGAATATGCTGCCACCTGCTATCGCTATTTTTTCACGGATCTTAAAGGATAATGATTTTAATGTGGCATTATTTGATACTACTTATTATCGGGTAGGAGAGTTTGATTCTGATAAGGAGAAGGAAAAAAATCTCCAGGTGCGGCCGTTTGATATGTCCGGACAGGTTACCCTTAAGACTACAGACCCGCTTGATGACCTTGACCAACTTGTGCGTTCATGTCAACCTGATTTAATCGCATTGTCTGCGACAGAGGATATTTTCCCGGGAGGATTAAAGCTGCTAAAACATATAGATAAGTATAATATCCTTACGATTACCGGTGGAGTCTATCCTACTTTTGCTCCTGAGAAAGTAATTAGTCATAAAGAGGTTGATATTGTCTGTATTGGTGAGGGGGAAGAGGCTCTCTTAGAATTGTGTACACGATTACGCCAGGGTGTGGATTTTTCTAATATTCATAATTTGTGGGTAAAAAATAAAGATGGGGAAATTATCCGTAATCCTTTAAAGTATCTTCAAGATATCAATAACGAACAATTACCGGATTTTACGTTGTTTGAAGAAGCCCGTTTCTATAGGCCTATGGCGGGTAAGGTATACCGCATGTTTCCCGTTGAAACACATAGAGGCTGTCCTTATCAATGCACCTATTGTAATGCTCCGGTTCAGAGAAAATTATATTCCGACGCCGGAGTTGGCAACTTTCTGCGCAAGAAAAAAATAGGCTTAGTGAAAAAAGAGCTTGAGTTTTACCGTGATAAATGGAAGGCTGAGTATTTTTATTTCTGGGCAGAGACATTTCTTACCTATACGGATTCGGAGTTTGATGAATTTATTAAGATGTATAAGGATATCGAGATTCCGTTTTGGTGCCAAACTAGGCCGGAGACAGTCAGCGAATACAGGATCAGTAAACTCAAGAATGTTGGTCTCCACAGGATTTCTATCGGTATTGAACATGGTAATGAAGAGTTTAGAAGGAAATATATTAAAAGAAATATTACCAATGATGCTATTGTGGAAGCGATCAATATTATTGCTGAGTGTAGCTTGCCTGCCGGCATCAGTGTTAATAATATTGTCGGTTTTCCGGATGAAACGCCTGAATTGGCAATGGATACTATTGAACTTAATCGTAGAATCGCGGATAAGGTTGATACGATGAATTGTTATGCGTTTGTTCCGTATCACGGCACCGGACTTCATGCATTATCAGTTAAGCGTGGCTTTATCAATGACGATACGCCTACCTCATGCCTTACCGGTGAGCCTGTGTTGGATATGCCACAGTTTCCTAAAGAGCGGGTTAAAGGTATTATACGTACCTTTTCTCTGTACGTAAAATTTGACAAATCGAGGTGGCCGGAAATTAAAATGGCGCAAAGTTATACTCCTGAGGGAAATAGGATATTCGAGGGATTACGCAACGAATATGTTAAGAAATATTTTTTTAAATGA
- a CDS encoding radical SAM protein codes for MKINKILLINPPYYIAKSQMNYWPSFPLGMGYIAAYLEKKGYSVQIIDAFGEGYNNKVAHGENHFCVGLSYSEIISKISDYAPDIIGISNLFSAQHYSMHSMAKVIKCHDNTIPVVVGGPHVSAVPELVMMDSNIDYGILGEGEYVFFELISALNNARDLKEVAGIAYRDNGAIRLNRPQEFIEKLDQIPYPAWHLFKMDKYLYQKMSHGGSVKRHPFMTMLTSRGCPYNCFFCSVRDTWGRNLRTRSLDNVIGEITLLREKFGVKELIIVDDNFNFDTDRLHGILDYLIKKRMDLTFEIPNGLFIKKLDEAILAKMKAAGVKRIFFPIESGNEHVRNNIIKKPLDIEAVKELVAYCRKINLESCAYFIVGLPEETRKQIEDTFQLARKLKIMCYFSVATPFPGSALYNYVKEKGLLRSYEIEQCSDEYNILGSDWSADELRKMVFYESLKINYKAKLLTCLKEPFSIPGRACKYLNKNIFYKT; via the coding sequence ATGAAAATAAATAAAATTCTTCTTATTAATCCTCCTTATTATATTGCGAAGAGTCAAATGAATTATTGGCCTTCATTTCCATTGGGCATGGGATATATTGCTGCTTATTTGGAGAAAAAAGGTTATTCGGTACAGATTATAGATGCTTTTGGAGAAGGTTATAACAATAAAGTTGCCCATGGAGAAAACCATTTTTGTGTCGGCCTTTCATATAGCGAGATTATTTCTAAAATATCTGATTATGCACCGGATATCATCGGTATCTCGAATCTTTTTTCAGCACAGCACTACTCGATGCACTCCATGGCTAAGGTCATAAAATGTCATGATAACACTATCCCCGTTGTAGTTGGCGGGCCGCATGTTTCAGCAGTGCCAGAATTGGTTATGATGGATTCAAATATAGATTATGGAATTCTTGGCGAGGGGGAGTATGTATTTTTTGAGTTAATAAGCGCATTAAACAACGCTAGGGATTTAAAGGAAGTTGCAGGGATTGCATATCGTGATAATGGCGCGATTAGGTTGAACAGGCCACAGGAGTTCATTGAAAAATTGGATCAAATACCATATCCGGCGTGGCATTTGTTTAAAATGGATAAGTACTTATATCAGAAAATGTCACATGGCGGTTCAGTAAAAAGACATCCTTTTATGACCATGCTTACCTCCAGAGGATGCCCTTATAATTGTTTTTTCTGTAGCGTTCGTGACACCTGGGGAAGGAACTTGAGAACTCGGTCTCTTGATAATGTAATTGGAGAAATTACCCTACTGCGAGAAAAATTCGGGGTGAAAGAATTGATTATTGTTGATGATAATTTTAATTTCGACACTGACAGATTACACGGAATCCTTGATTACTTAATTAAAAAAAGAATGGATTTGACATTTGAAATCCCAAACGGTCTGTTTATTAAAAAACTGGACGAGGCTATTTTAGCTAAGATGAAGGCAGCTGGTGTTAAGCGCATATTTTTCCCGATTGAATCTGGTAACGAGCATGTGAGAAATAATATTATTAAAAAACCGCTGGATATTGAAGCTGTTAAAGAACTTGTGGCGTATTGTCGTAAGATTAACCTTGAGTCTTGCGCGTATTTTATAGTAGGTCTCCCAGAAGAAACAAGGAAGCAGATTGAAGATACCTTTCAATTGGCGCGAAAGTTAAAAATAATGTGTTATTTTTCTGTGGCTACCCCATTCCCAGGTTCCGCGCTTTATAATTATGTAAAAGAAAAGGGACTATTGAGATCATATGAGATTGAGCAGTGTTCTGATGAGTACAATATTCTCGGTTCCGATTGGAGCGCTGATGAATTGAGGAAAATGGTATTTTATGAATCGCTAAAGATTAATTATAAAGCTAAGTTATTGACCTGTTTGAAAGAGCCTTTTAGTATTCCGGGAAGAGCTTGTAAGTATCTAAATAAGAATATTTTTTATAAAACCTAA
- a CDS encoding LdpA C-terminal domain-containing domain → MGKRKINNSDMNRARYNRLKKILQQRKLFKLVCGAGNEDPEEVKRLAFIFTLAGSTMLDLSANADIVDAAAEGIRKAYEIAPLLGRDIRVKPYLNVSIGLKGDPHVRKAQINLDNCSKCGLCITVCQQKAISDDCKVVKYRCIGCGHCETICPKAAIQYISKRLDFNKILPLCIQRGVETLELHAAIDDDKAFLADWKIINNLIQGNFISLCIDRSLLSDEHLIDRIKMAYVLTGERLIIQADGIPMSGSENDDYNNTLQAIACADIVGKSKIPVKIVLSGGTNRKTGLLAKQCAVGVHGVAIGSFARKIVKEFISQDKFYDNKSLIKKAVSVADELIRVNLEAIGD, encoded by the coding sequence TTGGGAAAACGAAAGATAAATAATTCTGATATGAATAGAGCAAGATATAACAGGCTAAAGAAAATTCTACAACAAAGAAAGTTATTTAAGTTAGTTTGTGGAGCAGGTAACGAAGATCCTGAGGAGGTAAAGCGGCTAGCGTTTATATTTACTCTTGCCGGTTCGACCATGCTTGATTTATCGGCGAATGCCGATATTGTTGATGCTGCAGCAGAAGGCATACGTAAAGCTTATGAAATTGCACCGTTATTAGGTAGAGATATAAGAGTAAAACCATATTTAAATGTAAGTATTGGCCTTAAAGGTGATCCGCATGTTCGCAAGGCCCAGATTAATTTAGATAACTGCAGTAAATGCGGCCTATGCATAACAGTATGCCAGCAGAAAGCAATAAGTGATGATTGCAAGGTGGTGAAATATCGATGTATTGGTTGCGGGCATTGTGAAACGATTTGTCCGAAGGCAGCAATACAATATATAAGCAAAAGATTGGATTTTAATAAGATACTTCCTTTATGTATTCAGAGGGGAGTTGAAACCTTAGAGTTGCATGCTGCCATAGATGATGATAAGGCATTTTTAGCGGATTGGAAAATCATTAATAATTTAATTCAAGGTAATTTTATCAGTTTATGTATCGATCGATCTCTTTTATCGGATGAGCATCTTATTGATAGAATCAAGATGGCATATGTATTAACAGGGGAACGCCTGATAATTCAAGCTGATGGTATTCCGATGAGCGGCAGTGAAAATGATGATTATAATAATACGCTGCAAGCTATTGCTTGTGCTGATATAGTTGGAAAAAGCAAGATACCGGTTAAGATTGTTTTGTCAGGGGGAACAAACCGTAAAACCGGATTATTGGCTAAACAATGTGCTGTGGGCGTTCATGGAGTGGCAATTGGCAGCTTTGCCAGGAAAATTGTGAAAGAGTTTATATCTCAGGATAAATTTTACGATAATAAATCATTAATAAAGAAAGCGGTATCAGTTGCGGATGAATTGATACGTGTTAATTTAGAGGCGATAGGTGATTAA
- the kdsB gene encoding 3-deoxy-manno-octulosonate cytidylyltransferase, whose protein sequence is MKIIGIIPARMKSSRFPGKPLVDILGMPMVIHVLKRAQLSKKLAEVFVATDSREIFDCVSSYGGKAVMTYAVHQTGTDRIAEASDKLTCDIVVNIQGDEPLVKPKDIDKLVESMVVEPAVNFATLVCKTPQFGEITECKVVMDRNKDIMYMSRSDIPSSTRLQVSYLYKLYCVVAFRKKWLKKFSSWPQTKLEKIEYIEYLRILENGYNFRGVVTDEYTTSVDTPEDLKVILKIMKKDTIKFKYLK, encoded by the coding sequence ATGAAAATAATAGGGATAATACCAGCTAGGATGAAGTCATCGCGGTTTCCGGGAAAGCCGCTCGTGGATATTTTAGGCATGCCGATGGTGATTCATGTGCTTAAAAGAGCTCAGTTAAGTAAAAAATTAGCAGAGGTTTTTGTCGCTACTGATTCCCGGGAGATATTTGATTGCGTATCAAGTTATGGTGGTAAAGCAGTTATGACATATGCTGTGCATCAGACTGGTACAGACAGGATAGCGGAAGCTTCTGATAAATTAACATGTGATATAGTTGTAAATATTCAAGGAGATGAGCCTTTGGTTAAGCCGAAGGATATTGATAAGTTAGTTGAGTCTATGGTGGTTGAGCCGGCAGTCAATTTTGCGACCTTGGTATGCAAAACACCGCAATTTGGTGAAATAACAGAATGCAAGGTAGTAATGGATCGTAATAAAGATATTATGTATATGTCCCGTTCGGATATACCATCAAGTACCAGGTTACAAGTTTCATATTTATATAAGCTTTATTGTGTAGTAGCTTTCCGTAAGAAGTGGCTAAAGAAATTTTCTTCTTGGCCGCAAACAAAGCTAGAGAAAATTGAATATATCGAGTATTTACGTATTCTTGAAAATGGCTATAACTTTAGAGGTGTTGTAACCGATGAGTATACTACTTCCGTCGACACTCCAGAAGATTTAAAGGTTATTCTTAAAATTATGAAAAAGGATACCATTAAGTTTAAGTACCTAAAATAA
- a CDS encoding aldolase/citrate lyase family protein has protein sequence MKKTSLKDRLKSGEILLGSWNIIPSAALVEIIGYSGLDFIVIDSEHGSVNIESAENLIRAAEITGMPSILRVPCNEPNFILRALDIGACGIQIPHVSTEAQARLAVESAKYHPKGKRGFSPFTRAARYGLDAQGYTNRSNDKTTIVLNIEGIDGVRNLKKIVKVVDIDVIFIGPYDLSQSLGKPGQIEDKEIIKYIRQSVKTAEAQGLACGSFAPDMKYLEILLDCGVRYLTYMVDSDLILNSYKTMHESIQRKITQKMSR, from the coding sequence ATGAAAAAAACATCTTTGAAAGACAGGCTAAAAAGCGGTGAAATACTTTTAGGGTCCTGGAATATAATTCCTTCTGCGGCTTTAGTTGAAATCATCGGCTATAGCGGATTAGACTTTATCGTTATTGATTCCGAACACGGCTCTGTTAATATTGAATCCGCTGAGAATCTAATCCGAGCTGCTGAGATCACAGGAATGCCGTCAATATTACGTGTTCCCTGTAACGAGCCTAATTTTATATTGCGGGCACTTGATATTGGTGCTTGCGGTATACAAATACCGCATGTTTCTACAGAAGCTCAAGCTCGGTTAGCCGTGGAATCCGCAAAATACCATCCGAAAGGTAAGAGGGGGTTTTCTCCTTTTACCCGGGCAGCCCGTTATGGTTTAGACGCCCAAGGCTATACTAACAGGTCTAATGATAAGACTACTATTGTCCTGAATATAGAAGGTATTGATGGAGTAAGAAACTTGAAAAAAATTGTAAAGGTTGTGGATATTGATGTTATTTTTATTGGGCCTTATGATTTATCCCAGTCTTTAGGCAAGCCCGGGCAGATTGAAGATAAGGAAATCATAAAATACATTCGACAGAGCGTAAAAACCGCAGAGGCCCAAGGCTTAGCTTGTGGCTCTTTTGCGCCAGATATGAAGTATTTAGAGATCCTGCTTGATTGCGGCGTTCGCTATTTGACATATATGGTTGATTCAGATTTAATTTTAAATAGTTATAAAACTATGCATGAGTCTATTCAACGTAAGATTACTCAAAAAATGAGCCGATAG
- a CDS encoding HAD family hydrolase: protein MINLKVNDRIIEKVRLVIFDKDGTLMNLYHYWSNMVDYRVEFARKRLGFNLKQKSEIMFLMGVDFANERLRNDGPVGIKKREIVMAAMEKALLAIGFVDTHDLCLKAFKEADEISLQHLNEIIRPVNGMKELINFLSKCGCSIALATTDKTQRAKLALDVLGISDKVDIVVGEDMVKNYKPHPDMINFILDKLSVDKVNAVMVGDAITDIEMGNNAKLKASIAVLSGIASKEEFVGKTEYIISDISQITVV from the coding sequence GTGATTAATTTAAAGGTTAACGATAGAATAATAGAAAAAGTGAGGCTGGTGATTTTTGACAAGGATGGAACTCTTATGAATCTTTACCATTATTGGTCAAATATGGTTGATTATAGGGTTGAATTTGCTAGAAAAAGACTCGGGTTTAATTTAAAACAAAAATCAGAGATTATGTTTTTGATGGGGGTTGATTTTGCGAACGAACGGTTAAGAAATGATGGTCCGGTTGGGATTAAGAAGCGGGAAATTGTTATGGCGGCAATGGAGAAAGCTCTCTTAGCTATAGGTTTTGTTGATACTCATGATCTTTGTTTGAAAGCCTTTAAAGAAGCTGATGAAATAAGCTTGCAACATTTGAATGAAATAATAAGGCCGGTAAATGGCATGAAGGAACTTATTAATTTCTTGAGTAAATGCGGATGTAGCATTGCATTGGCCACTACTGATAAGACCCAGCGTGCGAAATTAGCACTTGATGTGCTAGGGATATCCGATAAAGTTGATATTGTTGTTGGCGAGGATATGGTTAAGAATTACAAGCCGCACCCTGATATGATCAATTTTATTCTGGATAAGCTTTCAGTGGATAAGGTCAATGCCGTAATGGTAGGGGATGCAATTACGGATATCGAGATGGGAAATAACGCTAAGCTTAAAGCTTCGATAGCTGTTTTGAGTGGAATAGCTTCAAAAGAAGAGTTTGTTGGAAAGACAGAATATATTATTTCGGATATATCTCAAATAACCGTAGTTTAA